GACGAGTGTGGAAAGAGGTTTCAACATAAGGCGGACGACATCTCACACGCCAAAGGATACAAACCCAAGCGCGGTTATCCAAGCAGCAACATTGCACCATCTCTTATCATCCGCATCAAAAGAGAAAGACTAAGGCTGAAGAAAACACCAAAGCATTTGTGTCGAATTTTCAGAGTTCATCTCATTGATATTTGCATTTGTGGGAACAGTTACAAGATCAGAGCTTGTGATCAATTCATGACTTAACCTTTTGGTATCTGAACTGTGAAATATAAAGTTCCCCTTGTTATGTGGCTCTAATTGTGCAACCTTTCAGTTTGGGATTATACACGACGATCGCATAGCATGAAGTCCAATGTGATTTTTATGTAAAACTGTTATTAGTTTTTGCTCAAATCATAGACATTTGAATGAACTTGTGAGTTTTGGTGCCAGAACGAAATAAGACTCATCATTATTACGATTAACAAACACACATAATCATTAGTGTCTGCCATACTCATGGTTGCCAATAGGCCCATTAGGTAAGAGTTGAGTGATTAATCGGTCTATTTATTGTCATTTTGCAAGCTAGCAGTAGACCCATTGGAAAATGATGTGCACGTACAGGTAGGTCGTCGGTACTTAAGAGTGAAAAAGACAGGTTAACCAACGTTTATTGGGGAAAAAGATGGAGATGGCATAATAGAAAAAGAAACCGAACATCCAATTAGGTTGGAGCTTAACCTATATATTGGTACCAAATCAGGACATACTTAAAATCTGAGGTAGACAATATATGTTTGACAATGAAGTGACACACTCTTATTTTTCCTCTTTTATGTGGGTCCTTATCCCCACACACACTCCCATTCAGCTTTTGTCTTTGGCCTTGACAGAAAACTCAAGTGTCACTTGTCAAATAATTAAGGTTTCAAGACTATTATAAATCAAAAGATTTATAAGAGAATTCCTATAGATATTCCTCCATCAAGTAGTTTGTAGTTGGACTAGATTGGAAGTAGACAACTTACATACAATCAGAGGCGTGCGAATGGTATAAGTTTTGAGGCATTAGCCTCAGGCCCCActtgttttagaaaattttggggTCCCATATTTGTAGTCATtagcaaaataataatatagttaGCGTCTTACTGAAAAAAAACCCGTATGTTTTCTTCTAAATAATTCAAACATTTTTCTCTCGTTTCAGTTATTGTCATGGAcacaagcttttttttttttgaacttaaagacacaagctttttctcttttttttttttgcatgttgatttttttttgtcagtttaaaaattagatatatacttttttccatcaaaaatattatatttccaCCGGAACTTTCtataattttccttttatataataacttcaaaatctgaaataacaaaataccaatttttatttacattttatataaaaagtatTATCTGACTAGTATTACAATTTGTATTATtatctataataaaaaaaattggactaTTTTGCCTTAGGCCCGGCACTGCATACAACTTTATAAAATGCGATGGCAATGTGAGCAAAGTTCAAAGAAAAAGCCAATGCaaattcaatgcaaatttttaAACGTATTAGTGTTTTCATTTGCGGTACATTATTGGTGACAGAGACAAAACATTGATCAATGTTCCTAAAGAGTGGTCAAAACGATAACATCTCTAGCTAGtttgtttctaattttttgtttaattatcttTCGAAATGCTTAGTGGTGGTTGTTGGTAAGCTGAGACCATTGAACTCGTTTTTAACGgatattaatagtttttattaattaaaagtttaaaacggTGGTAAACAAAGACTACATTAAACTTTGACCAAGTCTATAGTTGTATTACTATCTAAAACCATGTTCTATACTAATCATTTATTACCCATGaacgtcatcatcatcatttttatAACTACAAGTCAATGACTAATCAAAATGCTCCAACGTAGAAGAAAGGGGAAGACATATCCAACCATTCCCCACCACAAAAGGCACTTGGCAAAAAGAAGAAACCCATCAATCAATGTCCAACTTGGTCACACATCATTCACATTGTTTTGTGCTTTTCTACTGAAGCCATCGAATGAAACCACAAACAAGGGACCACACTCGTACTCCAATGGTTTCATTCACTATGATATGACACTTGTGGGTAGGGACTTTTCTGCATCACCCACAATCATAAAGATTCCTCCTTTCTTTCTTTGGTTgtgaaaccaaaatcaaaacaataaagattgagtttcttctttataaagaaagcatcccaaaaaaaaaaaaaaacttaaaactatttGGGACCCGAATGTGATGTTTCAAATTGCAACAAGATTTTGAGTTTTCTTATACACATTGTTGTGGATTCTGcaaataaatcaaactaaaacTTGAAATGGAAGTAGCAGCATATGCTAATCAATAAGaatgttcttctttttctttattgatGATTGCTTTGTTGTCCAGGGTAAGCTCCAAGTTCCTCAACATTCCAGCTTTCGTGGGATGCAACATGCTTGTGTGAAGGAGTATATTCCTGTCAAgaatatgaaaaaacaaattatgagaAGATACAATACAAAGTGACTACATAATCACACAACAAGAAAAAAAGGGAAGGCTAAGTTGTTTATGTACCTCCATCTTCTCCATAAGCTCTTTGGCTGTGGGTGCAGAAACCACAATATTACGTGCCCCTGGTTTGATAAAACCTTCTTGGACGCCAGTGTCAAATAAAGCAAGCAAATTGTTATAGTAGCCATCAGTATTCAATATACCAACCTGCAGAAAACAATCACAAATGGATCAAAACATAGGATTCAGTAGcctctacttcttcttcttgagagAGTATTATAGTACCGTCTTCTTATGGATACCAAGTTGTGACCATGTTATCATCTCCAGCAGCTCCTCCATTGTTCCATAACCTCCTGAaaccaaaaacacaaaaacTTTCAGCTTCATTAAGTTTGCTTTGAATGGGGGTattaagactttttttttatctcaccAGGGAGAGCAATGAAGGCCTCAgattcttgagccattgcagcTTTCCGTTCGTGCATGTCAGCAACAACCCTTACTTCTCCAACAGTCTCACCAGATATCTGATGAAGGTTAAACCATACAATCCCCCATATTAACTTATATAAAGCACACAAGAACCAAGCGGTAGCATTGAACACACATTCATCATTGGATAGAAGAAGACTAACATACCTCAATTGGCATCAAAGCTTTGGGAATGATCCTGCAAGTTAAAGAGAATCCAAATCAGAAACTCTTAAAAGAAGTTTGGACATAAAGGGAGGTTGTAAGAGCTGACTAACCCGAGTACATGGAAACCACCTTCATAGACTCTCCTGGATATAAGACCCATCAGCCCAACACTTCCTCCTCCATAAACCAAGTCTATCTTCCTCTTCACCTACACAATTTTTCAGATGGACAATCAAATCCAAAACATGCACAGGATACTTTGAATGAAAACATATCGTAAATCCaatcaacaaaaacaaagataaCACATCCAGTATACAGATGAAGACCGGTTATAATAGTCAACTAAAATCTCTAGTAGACACAGTACAGACAGAACCACAGACCCATTGTGTTCAAGCCATGTTGAACGAACAAGTTGGTGTTTATGTAttcaaaaacagagaaaaaagcACTGATTTTTATCGTTGTATATCCAGAAAAGTTGATTTCTTTGTCTTATGTTTTGAAAAGTCTATGCCTTTATCACGAAACCAAACGATAAGCAATCATTAGAGGAAGAAAACAGAGAGATAAGGAGAGAGCAAACGAGTTCATTGCCGAGTTCGATAGCAGCATCGCTGAAGACTTCTCTATTACCAGAGTGGCTTCCGCAAAAGACACAAACTTTTTTGAACCTGCTTCTCTGGTTCTCCTCCATTAATGGATACAATCTACAAAGAAGAATCAAAGGTATTTATCAAACAAAACGCAGAAACCCAGGAGAGAGGGGGAGAGATAAAGTGAGAAAGACGAAACCTTTTGTGTGACGAGATTATATACGACGGGAGGGACGGGATCGAATGAgagaacaaacaaaacaaaacaaaactctaATCCCGAGTGGAGGTGTCGGAAAGATAAGCCTCTCTAtttaaattgtgttttttttttactgtgtTGGTAAATGGTACTAATAAAATAACTGCTATGGTAAAAATTTGGTATTGGatgtaaaaatagtttttgtGGGGATAATCGATGATTGTAGCGTTTTGGAAAATATAAAACGGATCAGTTTGGTATAATATCTTGAAAAGTATTTGGTGAAATCACAACTACAATTTTACTTACtgaactaggataagacccgcgccttgcgcgggattaagttattatttttattatattttggagaatgaaacaatagtttggcttcatttggattacgggtgttcaatccggatatcgggttggtttcggttcggttcgtttttttcggtatttggttagtaaaatataactactattctaaatccatatttattttgactttagtctttcacatacttttgaaagatttcaactcgacgactaaattgatcagccaatcttgttgctttaaatcattagtgtttatatatatatatatatatatatatattatttagtttgaatatttattaaataaaaattcatatgcgttatattttatgatcatttgtaacttattataacaaaaaaataatctattgatcacaaaattttcagagtgggaatattcaaatttctaataatatatagacgttttgaaaaattcaaatataacatataagaaaaaatataaatatttttattatatatttaatgtgattttttaatatctttcaataatataaaattaaaaaaagaagaactaagataccaaaattgttatcaaatatttattattcataataattaattttcatatatacgttaaccatattaggtaatttcgtagcttctaattaaggaaagtgcaaaaaaaagtttggtagattatttatcaattcgatagttagtttaataaaaaatataatgtaagtcaagatggaccaacctatttttctaagaatagtatattttatatagtcatttattaaatgagaatttataatcatacagttctatgatcattcatatcattttataactgaatatttaaatcatcgataacaaaattttcaatgtgaaatctttaataagtttataatttataaatgtttttgaaaattcattgaaagttttaatattaaaatatttatgtaatcttatggtatatagtataatctatatatatatatgttttattattaaatgatattttttactcatatggttttaaaataatgtgtatcttcttataatattaaataaaagttcatattaatagaattttatgatcatttgtaacttattatgacaaaaaaataatctattgatcacaaaattttcagagtggggatcttcacatttctaataatttataaacgttttgaaaaattcaaaatataacatattagaaaaattttaaatgtttttattatatatttaatgtgatttttaaatatattttaataatataaaattaaaaaaagaactaagatacaaaaattgttatcaaatatttattattcattataattaattttcacatatacgttaatcatattaggtaatttcgtagcttttatttaaggaaagtgcaaaacattttttggtacgttatttatcaattcgatagttagtttaataaaaagtgtaatataagttaagatggaccaacctatttttctaggaatagtataattatttattaaataagaatttataatcatacggttctatgatcgttcatatcgttttataacaaaatatttaaatcatcgataacaaaattttcaatctgaaatctttaataagtttataatttataaatgttcttgaaaattcattgaaagttttaatattaaaatatttatgtaatcttatggtatatagtgtttaatacatatatatatatatttatttatttattttattattaaacgatattttttactcatatggttttaaaatcatgtgtatcttcttataataaaaatgttaaaccgttgatcattaatttttaacataataattttaatagttttagtcatttattgtcgtttttaaaaattcaaaatataacatatacgaaaaaatcttaattttatttttatagctaatttgattgtttaatttattttaataatataaaattaaacaaaaaatgatggaggagatatacattgttatcaaatctttattattaaaatcattaattgtcatatatatattagtcatttatggtaattccgtaggttttatttaaggaaagaaaatatcatatcatatcattatatcatatagtttgaccaacttatgtatctaacaacatataaaaatcgaatgtggacctacttatttttcaattgaatgtaattgactacctaattgagtgccacctatgcattgggacctcttttaattaatacaaaattgaggttacatcttttcaaatgttcctcaattaatatataagggattagcAGAATATTCAAAAGGAAAACTTATAAACTAGTAACgttattaaatataacaaggtGTATGTATCTCGTTATTAttatgatttaaatgtaaaaatatgattattttattttgaaatatttgacGTGCATAGATATGGCGAACAGAGGAAGCCCACATGAGCCTCCACAGGCTCCTTCCCTCGTCCAACGCCAATCTGTcgctttttgtatttttataaagtttacatataaataactgattaattaattaacgtGTTTTGTTGTCTATAACATATCCACTTGGTATTTAATGGGATTAAACGGGACTAACCTTATCTATTTTCtggttttatatttgtgtatgTGAAATACCTATATGGAACATGTTGGTTCTGGCTCACATAAGGGTGCACATAAGGGTGCTCGGAGCTAGTGGACATAACCACTAAGAATCCGTGGTTAGCATTCGCGTCGAATATTAATGTGTTATGGAGAAGAGTTCGAGAACGTAAAcctaattcatatttttttaataacctTTGTTCCATCTTTTGTTCCCTTCCTTCTCTAGAGAAGCTATCGTTTACAATGTGTTCTAAAATGAAAAAGATAAGAGCAGACTGATtacagaaagaaaaagagactaAATAAAATGAAGCAATCCAAAATATCAGGTAGACATTGGGTCGGCTGGATAAATGTGAACCAGGTTCCAATATTTGAGAGAGTGGTGCTAGCGTTGTTTGATGTTTCTTGAGAAGATAATTTGAGCCTAGCTATGAAGAGCAGCTAACTTAGCTCTCAACAATGTTGTGATTTCCTTCGTGAGTGACGAAACTGGTCTTGGTGAGCTTAGCTGAAGTCTGCTATTTCTTTCTTTCCACACAAAATAAGACTACCGCATGCTAATTCATATTCTTTGTAACAAAAATGGATGGGCAGATTCACTAGCAAAAGAAAGACTAAAAGCtgtattttcattttgtttttagtAGATTTTTATTCTTTGAGTCTGATTTTTGGATCTTGTATGTGTGTCTTCGTTTACTAAGTTGTATGTTTTCTTCCCCGAAACTATGCTGTATGTTTATTTGTACATATATGTGGGAAATATAAAGTTTCTTAGAACATATCTACTGATGATCTTAGAACTTTTCGGAGTTTTTTTCCAAGTCCTTAGTTAATCATAAACGTAGTATCAGGTCATTTTCTTCGAGTTTTGACTCCATTGTtatgttaataatatatttCCACTCGATGAGTCATGCGTGACTATGTCATCTAGTACATTCACATTGTTAATAAAGGCTAATTAAGTCACCGGCGGCCTAAACTTATCGTAAATGTTTTCAGTTACCACTACCAGctttttagcttttttttgttgatgAGTTTTCTTGCCTTCTTAGAAAGAGTTTTGTAGATTTACGATTctctaaacaaaataaatagtattaGCCTATTGATCGGTATCTAACAGGATTTTATATAGATTATAATACGTGTTTTCGTTAGCATTGACCTGAGTGTATAATTTCAGTGCAAGCACGCAAATGCACGCACCTAGAAAGCTATGTCGTTATATAAATATGcatttctttgttcttttttatAATGTGATCCCAAAGATTTTATAAATCTAAAGACTAATTTCTAAGAGGCCCGCAGAatccgtcttttttttttataacatcgttttttatatttcattttgcTATAATCGTACATGACCGTATCTTTCTTTGCTCACGATATCTAAAATTCGATTGAAAAATTCTGTGTGATTACTAAAATTAAAGTAACATGAATGATTCatttatcttgatttttttttcattattgcaCTAGGAAGAAGATGCAATATATGGATGATGACGTTacatagaaaaatacattaaacttttaatattttaatttattttcaaagacATTAGAAAGATGATGTTTCAAACATGGCTTACCCAAAATTGATTGTCCTCTCTGTACGACTGTACCGGCGCAAATGAGAACTAAAACTGTACAGGGCAAGCATTGATGCATGTTTTCTTTAACACCtaacaaaattttgtattagtGGATGTCTTC
Above is a window of Brassica napus cultivar Da-Ae chromosome A10, Da-Ae, whole genome shotgun sequence DNA encoding:
- the LOC106430854 gene encoding cytokinin riboside 5'-monophosphate phosphoribohydrolase LOG8, which encodes MEENQRSRFKKVCVFCGSHSGNREVFSDAAIELGNELVKRKIDLVYGGGSVGLMGLISRRVYEGGFHVLGIIPKALMPIEISGETVGEVRVVADMHERKAAMAQESEAFIALPGGYGTMEELLEMITWSQLGIHKKTVGILNTDGYYNNLLALFDTGVQEGFIKPGARNIVVSAPTAKELMEKMEEYTPSHKHVASHESWNVEELGAYPGQQSNHQ